One Herbaspirillum rubrisubalbicans genomic window carries:
- the purL gene encoding phosphoribosylformylglycinamidine synthase has product MLILPGSNALSAFRTQRLLTQLQAVDAAITGVSGRYLHFVDAKALTQEDEARLNGLLTYGDPFNGSDEGDAFVVIPRFGTISPWASKATDIVRNCGMGHIHRVERGIIFRVQVKTGLLGGAKKLNEASLPAVAALLHDRMTETVLRDPQDAAGLFSELQAKPLESVDVIGGGRAALERANTELGLALSDDEIDYLVEAFTKAQRNPTDVELMMFAQANSEHCRHKIFNADWTIDGEKQDKSLFGMIKNTHQLAPKGTVVAYSDNSSIIEGATVSRFYQRGATKGNVYEASDELTHILMKVETHNHPTAISPFPGASTGAGGEIRDEGATGRGSKPKAGLTGFTVSNLMVTHAVQPWENARDVAQPVAERAEHAQGGIYGKPERIASPLQIMIDGPLGGAAFNNEFGRPNLGGYFRTYEQNVGGQVMGYHKPIMIAGGMGNISAKHTKKNDLPVGSLLIQLGGPGMRIGMGGGAASSMATGVNTADLDFDSVQRGNPEMERRAQEVINACWALGDENPIQSIHDVGAGGLSNAFPEITNDAKRGAIFDLRKVPLEESGLAPREIWSNESQERYVLAILPEHLPLFKYLCERERAPFAVVGTATEERQLKVIDPEHNNSPVDMPMDVLLGKPPKMHRDVQHVEKQLPPVDLTGMDLVEVAQRVLRLPAVADKSFLITIGDRSVGAMTVRDQMVGPWQVPVADVAVTAMGLEGYLGEAMAMGERTPLAVIDAPASGRMAVGEAITNIAAAPIAEIGDIKLSANWMAACGQPGQDAALFDTVKAVGMELCPALGISIPVGKDSLSMRSTWSDEEGAKSVTSPVSLIVSGFAPVTDVRRVLTPQLRKDKGETVLILIDLGRGKNRMGASALTQVMQQIGNETPDVDSAEDLKAFFNAIQQLNTEDRLLAYHDRSDGGLYATLAEMAFAGHTGISVNLDILTMEAEHAADWGDSKNWTTQVAERRNELTLRALFSEELGAVIQVPAEQKSEVMNVLRTYNLGACSHIIGKPNDRDVIEFMRDAKNIYGQPRAELHRVWSETSWRIARLRDNPACADAEYERLLDAADPGMTPKLTFDPQEDIAAPYLSLGAAARPKVAILREQGVNSHIETAYAMHKAGFTAVDVHMSDLIANRAKLDDFKGFIAVGGFSYGDVLGAGEGWAKTILFNAALAEQFSRFFQRQDTFSLGICNGCQMMSNLKSMIPGAQAWPKFTRNKSEQFEARFVMVEVADSPSIFMQGMAGTQAPIATAHGEGFADFSQTGDIDRAIIAMRYVDHRGAATEAYPFNPNGSPQGITSVTTPDGRFTVLMPHAERVFRTVTQSWHPESWGEDSPWMRMFRNARKWVG; this is encoded by the coding sequence ATGCTGATCCTGCCGGGCTCCAATGCCCTTTCCGCTTTCCGTACCCAACGCCTTCTGACCCAATTGCAAGCAGTGGATGCCGCCATCACCGGCGTATCCGGCCGCTACCTGCATTTCGTCGATGCCAAGGCCCTGACGCAAGAGGATGAGGCCCGTCTCAACGGCCTGTTGACCTACGGCGACCCTTTCAACGGCAGCGACGAGGGCGACGCCTTCGTGGTGATTCCGCGTTTCGGCACCATCTCGCCCTGGGCCAGCAAGGCCACCGACATCGTGCGCAATTGCGGCATGGGCCACATCCACCGCGTGGAGCGCGGCATCATCTTCCGCGTGCAGGTCAAGACGGGCCTGTTGGGCGGCGCCAAGAAACTCAACGAAGCCAGCCTCCCGGCCGTGGCCGCACTGCTGCATGATCGCATGACCGAGACCGTGCTGCGTGATCCCCAAGATGCAGCCGGTCTGTTCTCGGAACTGCAGGCCAAGCCACTGGAGTCGGTCGACGTGATCGGCGGCGGCCGCGCCGCGCTGGAACGCGCCAACACCGAACTGGGCCTGGCGCTGTCGGACGATGAGATCGATTACCTGGTGGAAGCGTTCACCAAGGCCCAGCGCAATCCCACCGACGTCGAACTGATGATGTTCGCCCAGGCCAACAGCGAACACTGCCGCCACAAGATCTTCAACGCCGACTGGACCATCGACGGCGAGAAGCAGGACAAGTCGCTCTTCGGCATGATCAAGAACACCCACCAACTGGCGCCCAAGGGCACCGTGGTGGCCTATTCGGACAACTCCTCCATCATCGAGGGCGCGACCGTCTCGCGCTTCTACCAGCGCGGCGCCACCAAGGGCAATGTGTATGAAGCTTCGGACGAGCTGACCCACATCCTGATGAAGGTGGAAACCCACAACCACCCGACCGCCATTTCCCCGTTTCCGGGCGCGTCCACCGGCGCCGGCGGCGAGATCCGCGATGAAGGCGCGACCGGCCGTGGCTCCAAGCCCAAGGCCGGCCTGACTGGCTTCACCGTCTCCAACCTGATGGTCACCCACGCCGTGCAACCCTGGGAAAACGCCCGCGACGTGGCCCAGCCGGTCGCCGAGCGTGCCGAGCACGCCCAGGGTGGCATCTATGGCAAGCCCGAGCGCATCGCCTCGCCCCTGCAGATCATGATCGACGGCCCGCTCGGGGGCGCCGCCTTCAACAACGAATTCGGCCGTCCCAACCTGGGCGGTTACTTCCGCACCTACGAGCAGAACGTGGGCGGCCAGGTCATGGGCTATCACAAGCCCATCATGATTGCCGGCGGCATGGGCAACATCTCGGCCAAGCACACCAAGAAGAACGACCTGCCGGTGGGCAGCCTGCTGATCCAGCTGGGCGGCCCCGGTATGCGCATCGGCATGGGCGGCGGCGCCGCTTCCTCGATGGCCACCGGCGTCAATACCGCCGACCTGGACTTCGATTCGGTGCAGCGTGGCAACCCGGAAATGGAGCGTCGCGCCCAGGAAGTCATCAATGCCTGCTGGGCGCTGGGTGACGAGAACCCGATCCAGTCCATCCACGACGTGGGAGCAGGCGGTCTGTCCAACGCCTTCCCTGAAATCACCAACGATGCCAAGCGCGGCGCCATCTTCGACCTGCGCAAAGTCCCCCTGGAAGAAAGCGGCCTGGCCCCGCGCGAGATCTGGAGCAATGAATCCCAGGAGCGTTACGTGCTGGCGATCCTGCCGGAACACCTGCCCCTGTTCAAATACCTGTGCGAGCGCGAGCGCGCGCCCTTCGCCGTGGTCGGTACGGCCACCGAAGAACGTCAACTGAAGGTGATCGACCCCGAGCACAACAACAGCCCGGTCGATATGCCCATGGACGTGCTGCTGGGCAAGCCGCCCAAGATGCACCGCGATGTGCAGCACGTCGAGAAGCAACTGCCCCCAGTGGACCTGACTGGCATGGACCTGGTGGAGGTGGCCCAGCGCGTGCTGCGCCTGCCGGCCGTGGCCGACAAGTCCTTCCTGATCACCATCGGCGACCGCAGCGTCGGCGCCATGACCGTGCGCGACCAGATGGTCGGTCCCTGGCAGGTGCCGGTGGCCGACGTGGCCGTGACCGCCATGGGCCTGGAAGGCTATCTGGGTGAAGCCATGGCCATGGGCGAGCGCACCCCGCTGGCCGTGATCGACGCCCCGGCCTCGGGCCGCATGGCCGTCGGTGAAGCTATCACCAACATTGCCGCCGCGCCCATCGCCGAGATCGGCGACATCAAGCTCTCGGCCAACTGGATGGCCGCCTGCGGCCAGCCCGGCCAGGACGCCGCGCTGTTCGATACCGTCAAGGCCGTGGGCATGGAGCTGTGCCCGGCACTGGGCATCTCGATCCCGGTGGGCAAGGATTCGCTGTCCATGCGCAGCACCTGGAGCGATGAAGAGGGCGCCAAGTCGGTGACTTCGCCGGTCTCGCTGATCGTCTCCGGTTTTGCGCCGGTGACCGATGTGCGCCGCGTGCTCACGCCGCAACTGCGCAAGGACAAGGGCGAGACTGTCCTGATCCTGATCGACCTGGGCCGTGGCAAGAACCGCATGGGGGCTTCGGCCTTGACGCAGGTGATGCAGCAGATCGGCAACGAGACCCCGGACGTCGATAGCGCCGAAGACCTGAAGGCCTTCTTCAACGCCATCCAGCAACTCAACACCGAAGACCGCCTGCTGGCCTACCACGACCGTTCCGACGGCGGCCTGTATGCCACCTTGGCCGAAATGGCCTTCGCTGGCCATACCGGTATCTCGGTCAACCTCGACATCCTGACCATGGAAGCCGAGCACGCCGCCGATTGGGGCGACTCCAAGAACTGGACCACGCAAGTGGCCGAGCGCCGCAATGAACTGACCCTGCGCGCGCTGTTCAGCGAAGAACTGGGCGCCGTGATCCAGGTCCCGGCCGAGCAGAAGTCGGAAGTCATGAACGTGCTGCGCACCTACAACCTGGGCGCGTGCAGCCATATCATCGGCAAGCCCAACGATCGCGACGTGATCGAATTCATGCGCGACGCCAAGAACATCTACGGCCAGCCGCGCGCCGAGCTGCATCGCGTCTGGAGCGAAACCAGCTGGCGCATCGCCCGCCTGCGCGACAACCCGGCCTGCGCCGATGCCGAATACGAACGCTTGCTGGACGCGGCCGACCCGGGCATGACGCCCAAGCTGACGTTCGATCCGCAGGAAGACATCGCCGCACCCTACCTGTCGCTGGGCGCAGCGGCGCGTCCCAAGGTCGCCATCCTGCGCGAGCAGGGCGTGAACTCGCACATCGAGACCGCCTATGCCATGCACAAGGCCGGTTTCACGGCGGTGGACGTGCACATGAGCGACCTGATCGCCAATCGCGCCAAACTGGATGACTTCAAGGGCTTCATCGCCGTGGGTGGCTTCTCCTACGGTGACGTGCTGGGCGCCGGTGAAGGCTGGGCCAAGACCATCCTGTTCAATGCGGCGCTGGCCGAGCAGTTCTCGCGCTTCTTCCAGCGCCAGGACACCTTCTCGCTGGGCATCTGTAACGGTTGCCAGATGATGAGCAACCTGAAGTCCATGATCCCCGGCGCCCAAGCCTGGCCCAAGTTCACCCGCAACAAGTCCGAGCAGTTCGAGGCGCGTTTCGTGATGGTGGAAGTGGCCGATTCGCCCTCCATCTTCATGCAGGGCATGGCCGGTACCCAGGCGCCGATTGCCACCGCCCACGGTGAAGGTTTCGCCGACTTTTCGCAGACCGGCGACATCGACCGTGCCATCATCGCCATGCGCTACGTCGATCATCGCGGCGCGGCCACCGAGGCCTATCCGTTCAACCCCAACGGCTCGCCGCAGGGCATCACTTCGGTGACCACGCCGGACGGCCGCTTCACGGTCCTGATGCCGCACGCCGAACGCGTGTTCCGTACCGTGACCCAGTCCTGGCACCCTGAGTCCTGGGGCGAGGATTCGCCGTGGATGCGCATGTTCCGCAATGCCCGTAAGTGGGTGGGTTGA
- a CDS encoding porin, with translation MKKSSMLLLAAGLTTGGAAFAQSNVTIYGIVDTSIHYLNNANAKGNSNVRMDNGAIANSRLGFKGSEDLGGGLKAMFQLENGFSSDNGAMLQGGSLFGRQSWVGLQGAYGKVRVGRQNTPLFDLLADHFDPLTVGNYASNSWLPAAASLVRTPNMLRYDGQFGPVAASASWAFGEKAGSIRTGSQFSSALRYTAGPLSLGGGYQQTVDATNSSFKDTVWNLSASYDFGPAKIFGGWFNIKDRTGTTGAFMAADSDVGTSSQWTVASTSAATPGNQRKDNGFFLGSSYKATSALTLTGAFYYDRSKNVSYVSTGNVGDGKRYAVVGWADYALSKRTQLYTTVDYNKAKDAAVYELTSSPSGKTSVTTVGVGIRHIF, from the coding sequence ATGAAGAAGAGTTCCATGCTGCTGTTGGCAGCCGGCCTGACCACCGGCGGCGCAGCGTTTGCCCAATCCAACGTGACCATCTACGGCATTGTCGATACCAGCATCCACTATCTGAATAATGCCAATGCCAAGGGCAACAGCAATGTACGCATGGATAACGGCGCCATCGCCAACAGCCGTCTCGGCTTCAAGGGTAGCGAAGACCTGGGTGGTGGTCTGAAGGCCATGTTCCAGTTGGAAAACGGCTTCAGCAGCGATAACGGCGCCATGCTGCAAGGTGGCTCGTTGTTCGGCCGTCAATCGTGGGTCGGTCTGCAAGGCGCCTACGGCAAGGTGCGCGTGGGTCGTCAGAATACTCCGCTGTTCGACCTGCTGGCTGACCACTTCGATCCGCTGACCGTAGGCAACTACGCCAGCAACTCCTGGCTGCCGGCGGCCGCCTCCCTGGTGCGTACCCCCAACATGCTGCGCTATGACGGCCAATTCGGCCCCGTGGCCGCATCGGCAAGCTGGGCCTTCGGCGAGAAGGCCGGTTCCATCCGCACCGGTAGCCAGTTCAGCAGCGCCCTGCGCTACACCGCTGGCCCCCTGTCCCTGGGCGGCGGCTATCAGCAGACCGTGGATGCCACCAACTCCAGCTTCAAGGACACTGTCTGGAACCTGTCGGCTTCCTATGACTTCGGTCCGGCCAAGATCTTCGGCGGCTGGTTCAACATCAAGGATCGTACTGGCACCACCGGTGCCTTCATGGCCGCCGATAGCGATGTCGGCACTTCCTCGCAATGGACCGTGGCCAGCACGTCGGCTGCCACCCCGGGCAACCAACGTAAGGACAATGGTTTCTTCCTGGGTTCCAGCTACAAGGCCACCAGCGCCCTGACCCTGACCGGCGCGTTCTACTATGACCGCAGCAAGAACGTCTCTTATGTCAGCACCGGCAATGTCGGCGACGGCAAGCGTTATGCCGTGGTGGGCTGGGCCGACTACGCACTGTCCAAGCGCACCCAGTTGTACACCACCGTGGACTACAACAAGGCCAAGGACGCTGCCGTGTATGAGCTGACCAGCTCGCCCTCCGGCAAGACCAGCGTGACCACCGTCGGCGTGGGCATCCGTCACATCTTCTGA
- a CDS encoding protein adenylyltransferase SelO: MTLSSPLIDSLSYPLPPFGNRFADLPPAFYTRLQPTPLPAPYLVGFSDAAAASVGLARPAEEDRSFLDIFAGNQIAPGSMPLSAVYSGHQFGVWAGQLGDGRAITLGDLAATDGQGRIELQLKGAGLTPYSRMGDGRAVLRSSIREFLCSEAMAALGIPTTRALTVIGSDQRVLRESAETAAVVTRMAPSFIRFGSFEHWYYNQRFDELKVLGDTVLEQFYPALLQEDNPYQALLQEVTRRTATLMAQWQAVGFMHGVMNTDNMSILGLTLDYGPFGFMEAFDARHICNHTDGQGRYSYQMQPRIGQWNCFALGQAMLPLIGSVEQTEAALAGYEAVFQAQYDALLRAKLGLRTQQADDTRLIEALFAILQANHVDFTLFFRRLGDLQISNTANDEALRDLILDRPAFDAWAAQYRVRLRAEDSDDAVRRLAMHRVNPKYVLRNYLAQVAIERAQHKDFSEVARLQAILSRPFDEQPEFDRYADLPPDWASHLEVSCSS; encoded by the coding sequence ATGACGCTTTCTTCTCCACTCATTGACTCGCTTTCCTATCCGCTGCCCCCTTTCGGCAACCGTTTCGCCGACCTGCCGCCGGCCTTCTATACCCGGTTGCAGCCCACGCCCCTGCCCGCCCCTTACCTGGTGGGCTTCAGCGATGCGGCAGCAGCTAGCGTGGGGCTGGCACGGCCGGCTGAAGAGGATCGCAGCTTCCTCGACATCTTCGCCGGCAACCAGATCGCGCCCGGCTCCATGCCGCTGTCGGCGGTCTATTCGGGGCATCAGTTCGGGGTCTGGGCCGGCCAGTTGGGCGATGGGCGCGCCATCACGCTGGGCGATCTGGCGGCCACCGATGGCCAGGGCCGCATCGAACTGCAACTCAAGGGCGCGGGCCTGACGCCCTATTCACGCATGGGCGATGGCCGTGCCGTACTGCGCTCCTCGATCCGCGAATTCCTCTGTTCGGAAGCCATGGCAGCGCTTGGCATCCCGACCACCCGGGCGCTGACCGTGATCGGCTCGGACCAGCGCGTACTGCGCGAGAGTGCCGAAACGGCGGCGGTGGTCACGCGCATGGCGCCCAGCTTCATCCGCTTCGGCTCCTTCGAGCACTGGTACTACAACCAGCGCTTCGATGAGCTGAAGGTATTGGGCGACACCGTGCTGGAACAGTTCTATCCAGCACTGCTGCAGGAAGACAACCCCTACCAGGCGCTACTGCAGGAAGTCACCCGCCGCACCGCCACGCTGATGGCGCAATGGCAGGCGGTGGGTTTCATGCACGGGGTGATGAACACCGACAACATGTCCATCCTCGGCCTGACGCTGGACTATGGCCCCTTCGGCTTCATGGAAGCCTTCGACGCCCGCCACATCTGCAACCATACCGATGGCCAGGGCCGCTACAGCTACCAGATGCAGCCCCGCATCGGCCAGTGGAACTGTTTCGCGCTGGGTCAGGCGATGCTGCCGCTGATAGGCTCGGTGGAACAGACCGAGGCTGCGCTGGCCGGCTATGAAGCCGTCTTCCAGGCGCAGTACGACGCCCTGTTGCGCGCCAAGCTGGGCTTGAGGACGCAGCAGGCCGACGACACCCGCTTGATCGAGGCCTTGTTTGCCATCCTGCAAGCCAATCACGTCGATTTCACATTGTTCTTCCGCCGCCTGGGCGACTTGCAGATCAGCAACACCGCCAACGATGAAGCGCTGCGCGACCTCATCCTCGACCGTCCCGCCTTCGATGCCTGGGCCGCGCAATACCGCGTCCGGCTGCGTGCAGAAGACAGCGACGATGCAGTGCGCCGGCTTGCAATGCATCGGGTCAACCCCAAATACGTGCTACGCAACTACCTCGCCCAGGTCGCCATCGAACGGGCCCAGCACAAGGACTTCAGCGAAGTGGCGCGCCTGCAGGCCATCCTCAGCCGCCCCTTCGACGAACAGCCCGAGTTCGACCGATACGCCGACCTGCCCCCCGACTGGGCCAGCCATCTCGAAGTAAGCTGCTCTTCCTGA
- a CDS encoding FAD-dependent oxidoreductase translates to MNSTHRQIAVIGGGLSGICSAYFLAAKGYEVAVIERRAHVAEEATFGDTGLLAPGVATPLTLPGAMATFACRFQDEPRVLLASGTDFGRRRWMGRTRQAQQYFAQNKLRLSRLSAYGQALTLQLQTHYNLEHENGNGVFHLFRLPAEAARMGQMQEAAEQCEFKHQALDTEAIRALEPAFSSGAALAGALYYPDDIAGNCVLFAKQMRNAAQELGVRFHFDSTVTAIQAEFGGRVMLQLQSPHLASQMRVDAVVVAAGMSSAELLRPLDTDLPLRPLQSYSALVPVKNPDDAPSMALYDDSYKVAMTRLGGRIRISGLLGFVQPSQTLPPKALRNLLKIAGDYYPNAANYNQAHFWSNTMALLPHGLPLIGPTRQGNVFVNVGHGATGWAASVGSARLLADLVAGEETEIPTEGLLPRDVLA, encoded by the coding sequence GTGAATAGCACACATCGACAGATCGCCGTCATCGGCGGGGGACTTTCAGGGATATGCAGCGCCTACTTCCTGGCCGCCAAGGGCTATGAAGTCGCCGTGATCGAGCGCCGCGCCCATGTGGCCGAAGAAGCCACCTTCGGCGACACGGGCCTGTTGGCGCCGGGAGTGGCCACGCCCCTGACCTTGCCGGGCGCCATGGCCACCTTCGCCTGCCGCTTCCAGGATGAGCCGCGCGTGCTGCTGGCGTCCGGTACCGACTTCGGCCGCCGCCGCTGGATGGGCCGCACGCGCCAGGCGCAACAGTATTTTGCACAGAACAAACTGCGCCTGTCGCGCCTGTCGGCCTATGGCCAGGCCCTGACCCTGCAATTGCAGACGCATTACAACCTGGAACACGAGAACGGCAATGGCGTATTCCACCTGTTCCGCCTGCCGGCCGAAGCAGCGCGCATGGGGCAGATGCAGGAAGCCGCCGAACAATGCGAGTTCAAGCACCAGGCTCTGGACACGGAGGCGATCCGCGCCCTGGAGCCGGCCTTCTCTTCCGGCGCCGCCCTGGCCGGCGCGCTCTACTATCCCGATGACATCGCCGGCAACTGCGTGCTGTTTGCCAAGCAGATGCGCAATGCGGCCCAGGAACTGGGCGTGCGTTTCCATTTCGATTCCACCGTCACCGCCATCCAGGCCGAATTCGGCGGGCGCGTCATGCTGCAGCTACAGTCGCCGCACCTGGCTTCGCAGATGCGGGTCGATGCCGTGGTGGTGGCCGCCGGCATGTCCAGCGCCGAGTTGCTGCGTCCGCTCGATACCGACCTGCCGCTACGCCCGCTGCAAAGCTATTCGGCCCTGGTGCCGGTCAAGAATCCAGATGACGCGCCCAGCATGGCGCTCTACGACGACAGCTACAAGGTCGCCATGACCCGCCTGGGCGGGCGCATCCGCATCAGCGGCCTGCTGGGCTTCGTGCAGCCCTCGCAGACACTGCCGCCCAAGGCCTTGCGCAACCTGCTCAAGATTGCCGGCGACTATTACCCCAATGCCGCCAACTACAACCAGGCCCACTTCTGGAGCAATACCATGGCCCTGTTGCCGCATGGCCTGCCCCTGATCGGGCCGACCCGGCAGGGCAATGTGTTCGTCAACGTCGGCCATGGCGCTACCGGCTGGGCAGCCAGCGTGGGCTCGGCGCGTCTGCTGGCCGACCTGGTGGCCGGGGAAGAGACCGAAATACCGACCGAAGGCCTGTTGCCACGCGACGTGCTGGCTTGA
- a CDS encoding septation protein A — protein MKFLFDLFPVILFFGVFKWAEGHPSAAQDLVMHYLGGAMSAGAVTATQAPILLSTAVAIIASLGQIAWLLLRRRKVDAMLWVSLAIIVVFGGATIYFRDDTFIKWKPTILYWCFGVALLGSQWFMKKNLIRVMMEKQVTLPEPIWPRLNLAWIVFFAVMGVLNLYIAFNYPLDTWVNFKMFGSMGLMFAFIIGQSLFLSKYMKDEQ, from the coding sequence ATGAAGTTCCTGTTCGACCTGTTCCCCGTCATCCTGTTTTTCGGCGTCTTCAAATGGGCCGAGGGCCATCCTTCGGCCGCGCAAGACCTGGTGATGCACTACCTGGGCGGGGCCATGTCGGCCGGCGCCGTCACCGCCACCCAAGCCCCGATCCTGCTCTCCACCGCGGTCGCCATCATCGCCTCGCTGGGCCAGATCGCCTGGTTGCTGCTGCGTCGGCGCAAGGTCGATGCCATGCTGTGGGTGTCGCTGGCCATCATCGTGGTCTTCGGCGGCGCTACCATCTATTTCCGTGACGATACCTTCATCAAGTGGAAGCCAACCATTTTGTACTGGTGCTTCGGCGTGGCCCTGCTGGGGTCGCAGTGGTTCATGAAGAAGAACCTGATTCGCGTCATGATGGAAAAACAGGTGACCCTGCCCGAGCCGATCTGGCCGCGCCTGAACCTGGCCTGGATCGTCTTCTTTGCCGTCATGGGCGTCTTGAATCTCTATATCGCCTTCAACTACCCGCTCGACACCTGGGTCAACTTCAAGATGTTCGGCAGCATGGGCCTGATGTTTGCCTTCATCATCGGCCAGAGCCTGTTCCTGTCCAAGTACATGAAGGATGAGCAATGA
- a CDS encoding peptidylprolyl isomerase, translating to MTFKPARLLVLLFAIASVPAFAQNLAVVNGKAIPSSRADLMVKQMTAQGQPDSPQLRSAIKEELINREILMQEADKQGLANSTDVKNQLELARQSIVIRALIADYLKKNPVSDADIKAEYDKFKAQAGDKEYHARHILVDKKEDAEAIIAKLKAGTKFEDLAKQSKDTGSAANGGDLDWATPASFVKPFSDAMVALKKGEITQTPVQTQFGWHVIKLEDVRPAKVPTLDEVKPQIAEALQQKKLQAYQEQLRAKAKVQ from the coding sequence ATGACATTCAAACCCGCTCGTCTGCTGGTGCTGCTGTTTGCAATCGCTTCCGTCCCGGCCTTCGCACAAAACCTGGCTGTGGTGAACGGCAAGGCGATTCCCTCCTCCCGCGCCGACCTCATGGTCAAGCAGATGACTGCCCAAGGCCAACCCGACAGCCCGCAGCTGCGCAGCGCCATCAAGGAAGAACTGATCAACCGTGAAATCCTGATGCAGGAAGCCGACAAGCAAGGTCTGGCCAACAGCACCGACGTCAAGAACCAGCTGGAACTGGCACGCCAGTCCATCGTGATTCGCGCCCTGATCGCCGACTACCTGAAGAAGAACCCGGTCTCGGACGCCGACATCAAGGCTGAATACGACAAGTTCAAGGCCCAGGCCGGCGACAAGGAATACCACGCCCGCCACATCCTGGTGGACAAGAAGGAAGACGCCGAAGCCATCATCGCCAAGTTGAAGGCCGGCACCAAGTTCGAAGACCTGGCCAAGCAATCCAAGGACACCGGTTCGGCAGCCAACGGCGGCGACCTGGACTGGGCGACCCCGGCCTCCTTCGTCAAGCCTTTCTCCGACGCCATGGTGGCCCTGAAGAAGGGTGAAATCACCCAGACTCCGGTGCAGACCCAGTTCGGCTGGCACGTGATCAAGCTGGAAGACGTGCGTCCGGCCAAGGTCCCGACCCTGGACGAAGTCAAGCCGCAGATCGCCGAAGCCCTGCAACAGAAGAAGCTGCAGGCTTACCAGGAACAACTGCGCGCCAAAGCCAAGGTGCAATAA
- the msrB gene encoding peptide-methionine (R)-S-oxide reductase MsrB, with product MNKRVEKTEAEWRAQLDPIEYQVTREAATERAFTGRYWDHHEAGTYTCVCCDTPLFTSDAKFDSGCGWPSYFEPIDAANVREKVDRSYGMIRTEIICNVCDAHLGHVFPDGPPPTGLRYCINSASLRFDPA from the coding sequence ATGAACAAACGAGTAGAAAAGACCGAAGCCGAGTGGCGCGCCCAGCTCGACCCGATCGAATACCAGGTCACCCGCGAAGCCGCCACCGAGCGCGCCTTCACCGGCCGCTACTGGGACCACCACGAAGCCGGCACCTATACCTGCGTGTGCTGCGATACCCCGCTGTTCACCTCGGACGCCAAGTTCGACTCCGGCTGCGGCTGGCCGAGCTACTTCGAACCCATCGATGCGGCCAACGTGCGCGAGAAAGTAGACCGCAGTTATGGCATGATTCGCACCGAGATCATCTGCAATGTCTGCGACGCCCACCTGGGCCACGTCTTCCCCGACGGCCCGCCGCCGACCGGATTGCGCTATTGCATCAATTCGGCTTCGCTGCGCTTCGACCCGGCGTAA
- a CDS encoding BolA family protein: MSGADTRVARITARLTATFSPTVCLVEDESALHAGHAGAASGGGHYRIRLVSNLFEGKNRLQRHRLVYDCLSDLMQQEIHALAIVAHSPSEATN, encoded by the coding sequence ATGAGCGGCGCCGACACCCGCGTAGCGCGCATCACCGCGCGCCTGACTGCAACTTTCTCGCCGACCGTCTGTCTGGTCGAGGACGAGTCTGCCCTGCACGCTGGACATGCGGGCGCAGCCTCTGGCGGAGGACACTACAGGATCCGCCTGGTTTCGAACTTGTTCGAGGGCAAAAATCGCTTGCAGCGCCATCGGCTGGTGTATGATTGCCTGTCCGATCTGATGCAGCAGGAGATCCATGCGCTGGCCATCGTGGCGCACTCCCCGTCAGAGGCAACGAACTGA